A section of the bacterium genome encodes:
- a CDS encoding ABC transporter permease — MVTYVVRRFAEMAPTLFGVSIVVFMIVRMVPGDPARLIAGVEASEADVTNIRRQLGLTDSLPQQYARFLSGVVTGDFGRSLKNHQPVLAIIAQQLPYTVQLAAASLVVTLSMGLTAGVLAAVKRGTVLDSGSMVLALLGVSMPSFWLGLMMIFLFAVTLRWLPTSGAGSLRHLIMPAITLGIGSVGIVARMTRASLLEVLGQDFVRTAVAKGLHRRAVVMKHALRNAMIPTATVVGVQIGTLLAGSVVTETVFAWPGAGRLLVDSVAFRDYPLIQATILLFALVFMLANLLVDVSYAVLDPRIRYD, encoded by the coding sequence GTGGTAACCTACGTCGTGCGCCGGTTCGCGGAAATGGCGCCGACGTTATTCGGCGTGTCCATCGTCGTGTTCATGATTGTTCGGATGGTACCCGGCGATCCCGCGCGCCTGATTGCCGGAGTGGAAGCCAGTGAGGCGGACGTCACGAACATCCGCCGGCAGCTTGGACTGACCGACTCCCTCCCCCAGCAATACGCGCGCTTCCTGAGCGGTGTGGTGACGGGAGACTTTGGCCGCTCCCTAAAGAATCACCAACCCGTCCTGGCCATCATAGCCCAACAGCTGCCGTACACCGTGCAGCTGGCCGCCGCAAGCCTCGTCGTGACGCTCAGCATGGGGCTCACCGCCGGCGTGCTCGCGGCCGTCAAGCGGGGCACGGTGCTTGACAGCGGCAGCATGGTGCTCGCGCTGCTGGGCGTGAGCATGCCAAGCTTCTGGCTCGGTCTGATGATGATTTTCCTCTTCGCCGTCACCCTACGCTGGCTCCCGACGAGCGGCGCGGGGAGCCTACGGCACCTCATCATGCCGGCCATCACGCTGGGGATCGGGTCGGTCGGGATCGTCGCCAGGATGACGCGCGCCAGCCTGCTCGAGGTCCTGGGCCAGGATTTCGTCCGGACGGCGGTCGCCAAAGGGCTCCACCGACGTGCGGTGGTCATGAAGCACGCGCTCCGTAACGCCATGATTCCGACCGCCACGGTCGTCGGCGTCCAGATCGGCACGCTGCTCGCCGGGTCGGTCGTCACCGAGACGGTATTTGCCTGGCCGGGCGCGGGGCGCCTGCTCGTCGATTCCGTGGCTTTTCGAGACTATCCGCTCATTCAGGCGACGATACTGCTGTTTGCTCTGGTCTTCATGCTGGCGAATCTCCTGGTGGATGTCTCGTACGCGGTCTTGGATCCGCGCATCCGGTACGACTAG
- a CDS encoding ABC transporter permease: MSRLLRNRAAVGGGVVVLAAALVGLLAPVVAPYDPLRVDLSAAWDHPDARHLLGADELGRDILSRIIYGSRTSLEIAVVGVTIALALALLIGPPAGFYGGWLDRLLMRLVDVMLAFPSILLAIVIIAIIRPGVLSTMLAVGISSVPTFARLARGSTLSLRNEEYVTAARAVGATDAHIIGAHILPNLVTPLIVQSTLRLSTMVLTAAGLSFIGLGVQPPFPEWGTMMSQARSAIREAPFGILFPGLALMLVVLGFNLLGDGLRDALDPRDVKQDV, encoded by the coding sequence ATGTCTAGGCTGCTCCGGAACCGGGCGGCCGTGGGGGGAGGTGTGGTCGTGCTGGCCGCGGCTCTGGTGGGCCTTCTGGCCCCGGTCGTCGCTCCGTATGATCCGCTTCGGGTAGACTTGTCCGCGGCTTGGGACCACCCGGACGCCCGGCACCTTCTGGGCGCCGACGAGCTCGGCCGCGACATTTTGAGTCGGATCATCTACGGCAGCCGTACTTCTCTGGAAATCGCCGTCGTCGGCGTGACCATCGCCCTCGCCCTCGCATTGCTGATCGGGCCGCCGGCCGGATTCTACGGCGGGTGGCTCGATCGCCTGCTCATGCGACTGGTGGATGTGATGCTCGCGTTTCCGAGCATCCTGCTTGCGATCGTCATCATCGCGATCATCAGGCCGGGCGTCCTCAGCACCATGCTCGCAGTTGGCATCTCCTCGGTCCCGACCTTCGCGCGCCTCGCCAGAGGGTCGACGCTCTCACTGCGCAACGAGGAGTACGTCACGGCGGCACGCGCCGTTGGGGCCACCGATGCGCACATCATCGGCGCCCACATCCTCCCCAACCTCGTGACGCCACTTATCGTCCAGTCGACACTTCGGCTCAGCACGATGGTACTGACAGCGGCGGGGTTGTCGTTCATCGGCCTCGGCGTGCAGCCGCCCTTCCCCGAGTGGGGGACGATGATGAGTCAGGCGCGGTCGGCGATCCGCGAGGCGCCGTTTGGAATCCTCTTCCCGGGGTTGGCGCTGATGCTTGTGGTGCTTGGCTTTAACCTACTTGGTGACGGCCTACGCGATGCGCTTGATCCGCGCGACGTCAAGCAGGACGTCTAG
- a CDS encoding molybdopterin-dependent oxidoreductase: MVAARRTIRTMCPMNCHPTLCGMLVEAEDGRLIGVRGDPENPDSQGFLCIRGQASREIIGNPKRVLFPLVRNRRIDGAWRRATWDEAFELIVARMQAAGREAVGLWQGHGHFANNYGTRIAPQLLRRFANLYGCQWWHPAIICWGLGGLGIGLTGPLETNTKEDMGAHANFILLWGANLASQPNTARYLAAAKRRGAWVVTIDVRHTEAAAHSNEVFIIRPGTDAALALALIHTIVGEGLYDSKFVEAHTVGFDRLTEHIRTYSPEWAARETGLTADRIVALARRYATSRPAMILLGGSSMHKGANGWQGGRAVACLPALTGNLGVPGGGLGPRHGGASHGQALGDITALERRPPGRYVPNQMSRMTEALCDGSVRVLFLLGTDMLSSFADADRVAGGLARADLIVCHDLFMNDTARRFADVVLPATAWLEELGCKSTNTHLYLMPRILDPAGEARSLTRILRELARRLDLADFFPWESDEGLIDALLDHPATGRVTVAALRAEGGIRALRISHVAHPDLAFPTPSRKIEFYSERAKSIGLPALPVYVPPPASDGYPLSFRQGRTLTQFHGFYDHGQALPTLARLDPGPELWVSPADAAARGLENGAPIRIFNDRGEFEAHAHVTDRIPPGTVWMRDGWQGLNNLTSGAPSIPDEAVDTFGFSAGQAAFDAMVEVARSRRPA, from the coding sequence GTGGTCGCCGCGCGCCGCACGATCCGCACGATGTGCCCCATGAACTGCCACCCCACACTCTGCGGGATGCTGGTGGAAGCGGAGGACGGGCGACTCATCGGTGTGCGGGGCGATCCCGAGAACCCAGACAGCCAGGGATTCCTCTGTATCCGGGGACAGGCCTCGCGGGAGATCATCGGGAACCCGAAGCGGGTGCTCTTTCCGCTGGTTCGCAACCGAAGAATCGACGGCGCCTGGCGGCGGGCGACCTGGGACGAAGCGTTCGAGTTGATCGTGGCGCGGATGCAGGCCGCCGGGCGGGAGGCGGTGGGGCTCTGGCAGGGCCACGGCCACTTTGCCAACAATTACGGGACGCGCATCGCCCCGCAGCTCTTGCGGCGCTTTGCCAACCTCTACGGCTGCCAGTGGTGGCACCCGGCGATAATCTGCTGGGGGCTTGGGGGTCTGGGGATCGGGCTCACGGGTCCGCTCGAGACGAATACTAAGGAGGACATGGGTGCGCACGCCAACTTCATCCTCCTCTGGGGGGCGAACCTGGCGAGCCAGCCGAACACCGCCCGCTACCTCGCGGCTGCGAAGCGGCGCGGGGCGTGGGTCGTCACGATCGACGTACGCCACACCGAGGCGGCGGCGCACTCAAACGAGGTCTTCATCATCCGGCCCGGGACCGACGCCGCGCTCGCCCTCGCGCTGATCCACACGATCGTCGGCGAGGGGCTCTACGACTCCAAGTTCGTCGAAGCGCATACGGTCGGCTTCGACCGGCTGACCGAGCACATCCGGACGTATTCCCCCGAATGGGCGGCGCGGGAGACTGGGCTCACGGCCGATCGGATCGTGGCGCTCGCCCGCCGCTACGCCACAAGCCGGCCCGCGATGATCCTTCTCGGGGGCAGCTCCATGCACAAGGGCGCGAACGGCTGGCAGGGGGGTCGGGCCGTCGCATGTCTCCCAGCGCTCACCGGAAACCTCGGCGTCCCGGGCGGAGGCCTCGGGCCACGGCACGGGGGCGCGAGCCACGGCCAGGCGCTCGGGGACATCACCGCTCTGGAACGCCGGCCGCCGGGGCGCTACGTCCCGAACCAGATGTCCCGGATGACAGAGGCTCTGTGCGACGGCAGCGTCCGCGTCCTCTTCCTGCTGGGAACCGATATGCTCTCTTCGTTCGCCGACGCGGACCGCGTGGCCGGGGGGCTCGCCCGGGCCGACCTCATCGTCTGTCACGACCTTTTCATGAACGACACGGCCCGCCGCTTCGCCGATGTGGTCCTCCCCGCGACGGCGTGGCTTGAGGAGCTGGGCTGCAAGAGCACGAACACCCACCTCTACCTCATGCCGAGGATCCTCGACCCGGCCGGTGAGGCGCGGTCGTTGACGCGGATTCTCCGTGAGCTGGCACGCCGCCTTGATCTCGCGGACTTCTTCCCATGGGAATCGGACGAGGGGCTGATCGACGCCCTGCTCGATCATCCGGCGACAGGCCGCGTGACCGTGGCCGCGCTGCGCGCCGAGGGTGGGATCCGGGCACTGCGCATCTCCCACGTCGCCCACCCCGACCTGGCCTTCCCCACACCCTCCCGCAAGATCGAATTCTACTCGGAGCGTGCGAAATCCATCGGGCTTCCAGCCCTGCCGGTTTACGTCCCGCCGCCCGCGTCCGACGGCTACCCGTTGAGCTTCCGCCAGGGACGGACGCTGACCCAGTTTCACGGCTTCTACGACCACGGCCAGGCGCTGCCCACGCTCGCGCGGCTCGACCCCGGGCCGGAGTTGTGGGTCTCGCCGGCGGATGCGGCGGCACGAGGCCTGGAGAACGGCGCACCGATCCGCATCTTCAACGACCGGGGTGAGTTCGAGGCGCACGCACACGTCACCGACCGGATCCCGCCGGGGACCGTGTGGATGCGTGACGGCTGGCAAGGGTTGAACAACCTCACCTCGGGGGCTCCCTCGATCCCCGACGAAGCGGTCGACACCTTCGGCTTCTCCGCGGGCCAGGCGGCCTTCGACGCGATGGTGGAGGTGGCGCGCTCTAGACGTCCTGCTTGA
- a CDS encoding dihydrofolate reductase family protein, whose translation MADERRRNGSPAGKVVWHVTMSLDGFIAGPADAMDWISRYSGPREASGIEAIMDEIINTTGAVLAGRRSYDVGRGKGQRAEIRKVYGGAWAGPQFVLTHRAPDAPEDPTITFLSGDIRSAVTTALHAAKGKNVVVIGANVAQQCIQAGLLDEILVHLTPVLFGDGVRLYDRPWTLPIDLETTSVTQSGQLANLRFRVVR comes from the coding sequence ATGGCGGATGAGCGGAGGCGTAATGGAAGCCCGGCCGGCAAAGTCGTCTGGCACGTGACGATGTCCTTGGACGGGTTCATCGCCGGCCCTGCCGATGCCATGGACTGGATTTCGCGATATTCGGGACCGCGAGAAGCCTCCGGTATTGAGGCGATCATGGACGAGATCATCAACACAACCGGCGCGGTGCTGGCGGGGCGGCGTAGCTACGACGTGGGGAGAGGCAAAGGGCAACGCGCCGAAATCCGCAAGGTCTACGGTGGAGCCTGGGCCGGCCCGCAATTCGTACTCACGCACCGCGCTCCGGACGCCCCCGAAGATCCGACGATCACGTTCCTCTCAGGGGATATCCGGTCCGCGGTCACCACGGCGCTTCACGCTGCCAAGGGCAAGAATGTTGTTGTCATCGGCGCCAACGTCGCGCAACAATGCATCCAGGCAGGACTTCTCGACGAGATCCTTGTGCATCTGACGCCGGTCTTGTTCGGCGACGGCGTTCGGCTGTACGACCGACCGTGGACTCTGCCGATCGATTTAGAGACGACGAGCGTGACCCAGTCAGGGCAACTGGCGAATCTCCGCTTTCGCGTCGTGAGGTAG
- a CDS encoding ABC transporter substrate-binding protein yields the protein MKRVLALILAGSLLLLTGQPTTSASTPSTGPSGPAPAQKTTYCGGTLTHGQKDPVQSLDSANPGGTLTAQEIFRHIYDGLVIFDEKLEPHPNLAESWRVSPDGKGWTFFLRKGVKFHDGTPFDATAAKYHFERILDVKEASSIKSLFTGIEEIRTPDDSTIVFRTKTPFGPFLNYMAHGGAGIVSRAAVERWGKDYPVHPVGTGPYKLEEFVAGQRVVLARNDAFWSGRPCFDRIVFRTIPEDGARAAALETGEVDTMVPVPVNSVVRLQQQKDLVIAPKPVITMMYIGFNLSKEPFNDQRVRQALSMAIDRRGIVDKILNGFATVADSPMAKGTFGYAPSPTYGYDPAKAKAVLAEAGWTSGPGGVAQKNGKPLKFVLWTPQDLYLKDVAVAQAAQAQLRAVGADVDLKVVEAANWFTTLKVPPGQAPYDMFMWSLTPSTGDGYQQLNELSRSDPDPSRPPMAWNLTHYANPKVDELIAAAGSTTNQNRRKAALKDGQSLIMSDAPLVFLYSLNFVLGYKATLTGVRLLPNRFVDFREAKRVR from the coding sequence TCGACGCCCTCGACCGGACCGTCGGGTCCCGCCCCTGCGCAGAAGACAACGTACTGCGGCGGGACGTTGACGCACGGTCAGAAGGATCCCGTGCAGTCCTTGGACTCGGCCAACCCCGGGGGGACGCTGACCGCGCAAGAGATCTTCAGGCATATTTATGATGGGCTCGTCATCTTTGACGAGAAGCTGGAGCCCCACCCCAACCTGGCGGAATCATGGAGGGTGTCTCCCGACGGCAAGGGGTGGACGTTCTTTCTGCGCAAAGGTGTTAAGTTCCATGACGGCACGCCGTTCGATGCCACCGCCGCCAAATACCATTTCGAGCGCATCCTGGACGTCAAGGAAGCGAGTTCCATCAAGAGCTTGTTCACCGGCATTGAAGAGATCAGAACACCGGACGACTCCACGATCGTCTTCCGCACCAAGACGCCGTTTGGTCCGTTCTTGAACTACATGGCGCACGGGGGTGCGGGCATCGTGAGTCGAGCCGCCGTGGAGAGGTGGGGCAAGGACTACCCGGTCCATCCGGTGGGAACCGGTCCCTACAAGCTCGAGGAATTCGTGGCCGGGCAGCGCGTGGTACTTGCCCGCAATGACGCGTTCTGGAGCGGACGGCCGTGCTTCGACAGGATCGTCTTTCGGACGATCCCCGAGGACGGGGCACGGGCCGCGGCCCTGGAGACCGGTGAAGTGGACACGATGGTTCCCGTGCCTGTCAACAGCGTGGTTCGCCTGCAACAACAGAAGGACTTGGTCATCGCCCCGAAGCCGGTCATTACGATGATGTACATCGGCTTCAATTTGTCGAAGGAGCCATTCAATGACCAGAGGGTGCGGCAGGCGTTGAGCATGGCGATCGACCGCAGGGGTATCGTCGACAAGATCTTGAACGGCTTCGCCACGGTGGCCGACTCGCCCATGGCCAAGGGCACGTTTGGGTACGCGCCAAGTCCGACGTATGGATACGATCCCGCAAAGGCCAAAGCGGTGCTGGCGGAGGCGGGCTGGACGTCCGGTCCCGGAGGGGTCGCGCAGAAGAACGGCAAGCCGCTCAAGTTCGTACTGTGGACGCCGCAGGACCTGTACCTGAAAGACGTCGCCGTCGCCCAAGCCGCCCAGGCGCAATTGCGGGCGGTCGGGGCCGATGTCGACCTCAAGGTCGTCGAGGCGGCGAACTGGTTCACTACGCTGAAGGTCCCGCCGGGGCAGGCTCCGTACGACATGTTCATGTGGTCCCTGACGCCGTCGACCGGTGACGGCTATCAGCAACTCAACGAGCTGTCGCGCTCCGATCCGGATCCCAGCCGGCCGCCGATGGCCTGGAACCTGACGCACTACGCGAATCCCAAAGTGGATGAGCTGATCGCTGCGGCCGGATCGACCACCAACCAGAACAGGCGCAAGGCGGCGCTCAAGGACGGGCAGAGTCTCATCATGAGCGATGCGCCGCTGGTCTTCCTCTACTCGCTCAACTTTGTGCTCGGCTATAAGGCGACGCTCACGGGCGTGCGTTTGCTGCCCAATCGTTTCGTGGACTTTCGGGAGGCGAAACGGGTTCGATAG